A genomic segment from Scomber japonicus isolate fScoJap1 chromosome 11, fScoJap1.pri, whole genome shotgun sequence encodes:
- the ikzf2 gene encoding zinc finger protein Helios — protein sequence MEAPEDYCASNGQCSPGKEKSRMSEDMSTPNGQTVPQGPNSPSELMIKQEEETGEEADNKSPALEGLGQTGEEEGVAMEESMTGSPSNIQDGLSGQSMTADAESRQPNGDRPFQCNQCGVSFTQKGNLLRHIKLHTGEKPFKCPFCNYACRRRDALTGHLRTHAVGKPHKCNYCGRSYKQRTSLEEHKERCHSYLQSIGLDPTTNTRPYTGEVPKESRPMATFDRPPVIERLHSNVGKRKSTTPQKFVGDKIPRLSYPELGYEMGLKYEKKAELMPAHLMDQAVSNAITYLGSDTLRPMLHHPGPHLSMAEVVPMVNPLFHHVLPLTQRTDRPGNCDTLPPQLPLLHEFPCLPTSNGPTASTRQVKQAQPGQEESPNNSGVESADSARSSPQERHSYHGSIPPPGLRSQASPSVVFSGDRLREASPRSVTGMATGIMRVATERPLSHEGVRVFGREGQELRAFQCEHCRVLFLDHVMYTIHMGCHGYRDPLECNICGHRSKDRYEFSSHIVRGEHTFQ from the exons ATGGAGGCTCCTGAAGACTACTGTGCTA GTAACGGCCAATGCTCTCCTGGTAAGGAGAAGTCAAGAATGTCGGAGGATATGTCAACACCTAATGGACAGACTGTTCCTCAGGGTCCTAATTCCCCCAGTG aacTGATGATTAAgcaagaggaagaaacagggGAGGAGGCTGACAACAAAAGTCCAGCACTTGAAGGGCTAGGCCAaacaggggaggaggagggagtagCAATGGAGGAATCCATGACTGGCAGCCCAAGCAACATACAGGATGGATTGTCTGGTCAGAGTATGACAGCTGATGCAGAGAGTCGACAACCTAATG GTGACAGGCCGTTCCAGTGCAACCAGTGTGGCGTCTCGTTCACCCAGAAGGGAAACCTGCTTCGACACATCAAGCTGCATACAGGCGAAAAACCCTTCAAATGCCCCTTTTGCAACTACGCCTGCCGACGGCGTGATGCCCTCACTGGTCATTTGCGTACTCATGCTG TTGGCAAACCACACAAGTGTAACTACTGTGGACGGAGCTATAAGCAGCGGACTTCTCTGGAGGAGCATAAGGAACGCTGCCATAGTTACCTGCAGAGTATCGGCTTGGATCCAACCACTAACACTAGGCCTTACACAG GTGAGGTTCCTAAAGAGTCAAGGCCCATGGCAACCTTTGATCGGCCACCTGTTATTGAAAGACTGCACAGCAATGTGGGCAAGAGAAAGAGCACCACACCTCAGAAATTTGTGG GTGACAAGATCCCACGCCTCAGCTACCCTGAACTAGGCTATGAGATGGGCCTCAAGTACGAGAAGAAGGCTGAACTGATGCCAGCCCACTTGATGGACCAGGCCGTCAGCAATGCCATCACTTACCTGGGATCAGACACACTTCGGCCCATGCTCCACCATCCAGGGCCCCATCTTTCTATGGCCGAGGTGGTGCCCATGGTCAACCCCCTTTTCCATCATGTCCTGCCCCTGACTCAACGAACGGATCGCCCAGGAAACTGTGACACGCTCCCACCACAGCTACCACTGCTTCATGAGTTCCCCTGCCTTCCCACCTCAAATGGCCCAACTGCTTCAACCAGGCAGGTCAAGCAGGCTCAGCCAGGGCAAGAGGAATCTCCCAACAACAGTGGAGTTGAATCTGCTGACTCAGCTCGCAGCAGCCCTCAGGAGAGGCACAGCTACCATGGTAGCATCCCCCCTCCTGGCCTCAGGTCACAAGCAAGTCCATCAGTAGTCTTTTCAGGAGACCGATTGAGAGAAGCATCACCCAGAAGTGTGACAGGAATGGCGACTGGGATAATGCGAGTGGCCACAGAGAGGCCTTTAAGTCATGAAGGGGTGCGGGTGTTTGGACGAGAAGGCCAGGAGTTGCGGGCCTTCCAGTGCGAGCACTGTCGGGTGCTCTTCTTGGACCATGTCATGTATACCATCCATAtgggttgccatggttacagagATCCCCTGGAGTGCAATATCTGTGGTCACCGCAGCAAAGACCGCTATGAGTTCTCCTCTCACATAGTCCGTGGTGAGCACACATTCCAGTAA